In Mytilus edulis chromosome 7, xbMytEdul2.2, whole genome shotgun sequence, a single genomic region encodes these proteins:
- the LOC139482351 gene encoding uncharacterized protein has protein sequence MKTLIVFCCLVAGIFAFPSDEGSAIYDAVAHTASMVHKRDTVKRDAMTMAFRWIDTNKDGHINGNEFAAFYANAHIPGLNYSRNEWRHMFNLVLPQIDTNGNAELEIGEFRSLAERGLRGY, from the exons ATGAAGACCCTGATAGTGTTTTGTTGCCTTGTGGCTGGAATTTTTGCCTTTCCTTCTGATGAAGGATCTGCCATTTATGATGCCGTTGCCCATACTGCATCG ATGGTACACAAGAGAGACACTGTAAAGAGAGATGCCATGACCATGGCCTTTAGATGGATTGATACCAATAAAGATGGCCACATTAATGGTAACGAATTTGCCGCATTTTATGCAAATGCACACATACCTGGACTGAATTATAGCCGGAATGAATGGAGACATATGTTCAACTTAGTACTACCTCAAATTGACACAAACGGGAATGCAGAGCTAGAAATTGGAG AATTCCGATCGTTAGCAGAACGTGGATTGAGAGGATATTGA